The proteins below come from a single Micromonospora citrea genomic window:
- a CDS encoding ROK family glucokinase, producing the protein MTLTIGVDVGGTKVAGGVVDASGAVLVQARRDTPADDVAKTRDVIIELVSELAVGRSVEAVGIGAAGWIDATRSTVLFAPNLAWRDEPLREYVGAATGLPVIVENDANVAAWAEFRYGAARDADDSMVMFTIGTGVGGGIVLGGELLRGANGIAAELGHMLTVPDGHQCGCGRLGCIEQYASGSALVRFARAAARQEPHRAAALLELAGGDAEAVTGPMVTAAAQAGDPVSTEAFAQVGRWLGTSLADMAQILDPQVLVVGGGVIDAGDLLLGPTRRSFTDALAQRSRLPVAEIRPAELGNTAGVIGAADLARRI; encoded by the coding sequence GTGACGCTGACCATCGGAGTCGACGTCGGTGGCACGAAGGTGGCCGGTGGTGTCGTGGACGCCAGCGGCGCGGTCCTCGTGCAGGCCCGTCGGGACACCCCCGCCGACGACGTGGCCAAGACGCGCGACGTCATCATCGAACTGGTCAGCGAACTGGCCGTCGGGCGGTCGGTCGAGGCGGTCGGCATCGGCGCGGCCGGCTGGATCGACGCGACCCGCTCGACCGTGCTCTTCGCCCCGAACCTCGCCTGGCGCGACGAGCCGCTGCGGGAGTACGTCGGCGCCGCGACCGGCCTGCCGGTGATCGTGGAGAACGACGCCAACGTGGCCGCCTGGGCGGAGTTCCGCTACGGCGCGGCCCGCGACGCCGACGACTCGATGGTCATGTTCACCATCGGCACCGGCGTCGGCGGCGGCATCGTGCTCGGCGGGGAACTGCTGCGCGGTGCCAACGGCATCGCCGCCGAACTGGGCCACATGCTCACCGTGCCCGACGGCCACCAGTGCGGCTGCGGCCGGCTCGGCTGCATCGAGCAGTACGCCAGCGGCAGCGCCCTGGTGCGGTTCGCGCGCGCCGCCGCCCGGCAGGAGCCGCACCGCGCCGCCGCCCTGCTGGAGCTGGCCGGCGGCGACGCCGAGGCGGTCACCGGCCCCATGGTCACCGCCGCGGCGCAGGCCGGCGACCCGGTGTCCACGGAGGCGTTCGCGCAGGTCGGGCGCTGGCTCGGCACCAGCCTCGCCGACATGGCGCAGATCCTCGACCCGCAGGTCCTCGTGGTCGGCGGGGGTGTGATCGACGCCGGCGACCTGCTGCTCGGCCCGACGCGCCGGTCGTTCACCGACGCCCTCGCCCAGCGCAGCCGGCTGCCGGTTGCCGAGATCCGCCCGGCCGAGCTGGGCAACACCGCCGGCGTGATCGGCGCCGCCGACCTGGCCCGCCGGATCTGA
- a CDS encoding endonuclease/exonuclease/phosphatase family protein, whose protein sequence is MTQSPGVPLRVVSYNIHSQRDDTAALAAVVRAARPDVVVVQEAPRRFRWRQKSASLAESFGLVVAAGGLPALGNLLLTSLRVRVSATRCRRFPLTPGRHLRGAAYAECVVAGGARFTVAGSHLSTDPAERPGQAALFKRDLDDAATPVIAAADLNEGPDGPAWATVARGLTDAAVAMDRADRLTYSCADPRRRIDALFVDPRITVVDYDVVDTPQTRRASDHFPVLVDLLLPGAD, encoded by the coding sequence GTGACGCAGAGCCCGGGCGTGCCGCTGCGCGTCGTGTCGTACAACATCCACAGCCAGCGCGACGACACCGCCGCGCTGGCGGCGGTGGTCCGCGCCGCCCGGCCGGACGTGGTGGTCGTGCAGGAGGCGCCGCGCCGGTTCCGGTGGCGGCAGAAGTCCGCCTCGCTGGCCGAGTCGTTCGGCCTGGTGGTGGCCGCCGGCGGGCTGCCCGCGCTGGGCAACCTGCTGCTGACCAGCCTGCGGGTGCGGGTGTCGGCCACCCGGTGCCGCCGCTTCCCGCTCACCCCGGGCCGGCACCTGCGCGGGGCCGCGTACGCCGAGTGCGTGGTCGCCGGCGGCGCCCGGTTCACGGTGGCCGGCTCGCACCTGTCCACCGACCCGGCCGAGCGCCCCGGGCAGGCCGCGCTCTTCAAGCGCGACCTGGACGACGCCGCCACGCCGGTGATCGCCGCCGCCGACCTGAACGAGGGGCCGGACGGGCCGGCCTGGGCGACCGTCGCGCGGGGGCTGACCGACGCCGCCGTGGCGATGGACCGGGCCGACCGGCTCACCTACTCCTGCGCGGACCCCCGGCGGCGGATCGACGCCCTCTTCGTCGACCCGCGGATCACGGTGGTCGACTACGACGTGGTCGACACCCCGCAGACCCGCCGGGCCAGCGACCACTTTCCGGTCCTGGTCGACCTGCTGCTGCCCGGGGCCGACTGA
- a CDS encoding flavin-containing monooxygenase, whose translation MSTSTDHGRPDPEASTLALTSDGRPVSDRGDTVCVIGAGASGLAAVKNLKEHGFGVDCYERETGVGGAWNWRHDRSPVYASTHLISSRPFTQFPDFPMPDDWPDYPHHSRFLSYLERYADHFDLRGHVWFGTEVIRVEPVDGDRWDVTTRSTGGYGPERTSRYAAVVVANGHNWSPKLPRYEGLEEFRGEVMHASSYKDPAQLRGKRVLVVGAGNTGCDIAVEAAQQASRCWHSTRRGYWYAPKYVLGRPADQVNDALLALRVPLRVRQWLYHWTLRLTVGDLTRFGLPKPDHRVYETHPIANSQLVYYVGHGGIAPVPDVARFHPYAVELSDGREIDPELVVFATGYLPRFEFLDPKVLGDDAGTGRPTLWLNAFAPGHPTLAVAGLVQPDSGIFPLSHWQTVLFARLLRLRLTRPDRAAAFAARVAAKAGERYSGPVKDSSRHWFEVGHADYLRAVQRALHDLEGSR comes from the coding sequence GTGTCCACCTCCACCGACCACGGCCGGCCCGACCCGGAGGCGAGCACGCTCGCCCTGACCAGCGACGGCCGGCCGGTCTCCGACCGGGGCGACACGGTCTGCGTGATCGGCGCCGGGGCCAGCGGCCTCGCCGCCGTCAAGAACCTCAAGGAGCACGGGTTCGGCGTCGACTGCTACGAGCGGGAGACCGGCGTCGGCGGGGCCTGGAACTGGCGGCACGACCGCAGCCCGGTGTACGCCAGCACGCACCTGATCTCGTCGCGGCCCTTCACCCAGTTTCCCGACTTCCCGATGCCGGACGACTGGCCGGACTACCCGCACCACAGCCGGTTCCTGTCCTACCTGGAGCGCTACGCCGACCACTTCGACCTGCGCGGGCACGTCTGGTTCGGCACCGAGGTGATCCGGGTGGAGCCGGTCGACGGCGACCGCTGGGACGTGACCACCCGCAGCACCGGCGGCTACGGCCCGGAACGCACCTCCCGTTACGCGGCGGTGGTGGTCGCCAACGGGCACAACTGGTCGCCGAAGCTGCCCCGCTACGAGGGGCTGGAGGAGTTCCGGGGCGAGGTGATGCACGCCTCGTCCTACAAGGACCCGGCGCAGCTGCGCGGCAAGCGGGTGCTCGTCGTCGGCGCCGGCAACACCGGCTGCGACATCGCCGTCGAGGCCGCCCAGCAGGCGTCGCGCTGCTGGCACTCCACTCGCCGGGGCTACTGGTACGCCCCGAAGTACGTCCTGGGCCGCCCCGCCGACCAGGTCAACGACGCGCTGCTGGCGTTGCGGGTGCCGTTGCGGGTGCGGCAGTGGCTCTACCACTGGACGCTGCGGCTGACCGTCGGCGACCTGACCCGGTTCGGCCTGCCGAAGCCCGACCACCGGGTCTACGAGACGCACCCGATCGCCAACAGCCAGCTCGTCTACTACGTGGGCCACGGCGGGATCGCCCCCGTGCCGGACGTCGCCCGCTTCCACCCGTACGCCGTCGAGCTATCCGACGGCCGGGAGATCGACCCGGAGCTGGTCGTCTTCGCCACCGGCTACCTGCCGCGCTTCGAGTTCCTCGATCCCAAGGTGCTCGGCGACGACGCGGGGACGGGCCGGCCCACGCTCTGGCTCAACGCCTTCGCCCCGGGCCACCCCACGCTCGCCGTCGCCGGCCTGGTGCAGCCGGACTCGGGCATCTTCCCCCTGTCGCACTGGCAGACGGTGCTCTTCGCCCGGCTGCTGCGGCTGCGCCTGACCCGTCCCGACCGGGCGGCGGCCTTCGCCGCCCGGGTCGCGGCGAAGGCGGGGGAGCGCTACTCCGGGCCGGTCAAGGACAGCAGCCGGCACTGGTTCGAGGTGGGTCACGCCGACTACCTGCGCGCGGTCCAACGCGCGCTGCACGACTTGGAAGGTTCCCGATGA
- a CDS encoding alpha/beta hydrolase: MRGREWARPVRPVRREVLGVAPELEEGRPPLLFVPGFGHGAWAFAEHWLGHAASRGFPAYALSLRGHGGSGPAPEATLRAYAHDVTQVAAGLPRQAVLVGHGAGALVVAHALARYPARAGVLVAPVLGGWATFGAALRRNPLGTLSAVFGGPLRLHRRQLFSRELPEAEARGYVSRLGRAGRRAQWQLLAGRDAEPAVGDPPVLVLGSPDDRVVPAAALTRAARRYGSAPLLFPGMGHDMMLDARWREPIDAILDWLEKDPAPDGRP; the protein is encoded by the coding sequence ATGCGAGGGCGGGAGTGGGCCCGCCCGGTCCGTCCGGTCCGGCGTGAGGTGCTCGGCGTGGCCCCCGAGCTGGAGGAGGGGCGCCCGCCGCTGCTGTTCGTGCCGGGCTTCGGCCACGGCGCCTGGGCGTTCGCCGAGCACTGGCTGGGCCACGCCGCGTCGCGGGGCTTCCCGGCGTACGCGCTGAGCCTGCGCGGGCACGGCGGCAGCGGCCCGGCGCCGGAGGCGACGCTGCGGGCGTACGCCCACGACGTGACCCAGGTGGCGGCGGGGCTGCCGCGCCAGGCGGTGCTGGTGGGGCACGGCGCCGGGGCCCTGGTGGTCGCGCACGCGTTGGCCCGCTACCCGGCCCGGGCCGGGGTGCTCGTGGCGCCGGTGCTCGGTGGCTGGGCGACGTTCGGGGCCGCGTTGCGCCGCAACCCGCTCGGCACGCTGTCGGCGGTGTTCGGTGGGCCGCTGCGGTTGCACCGCCGCCAGCTGTTCAGCCGTGAGCTGCCGGAGGCGGAGGCCCGGGGGTACGTCTCCCGGCTGGGCCGGGCGGGCCGGCGGGCGCAGTGGCAGCTGCTGGCCGGGCGGGACGCGGAGCCGGCCGTGGGCGATCCGCCGGTGCTGGTGCTGGGCAGCCCGGACGACCGGGTGGTCCCGGCGGCGGCGCTGACCCGGGCGGCCCGCCGGTACGGCTCGGCCCCGCTGCTCTTCCCCGGGATGGGCCACGACATGATGCTCGACGCGCGGTGGCGGGAGCCGATCGACGCGATCCTGGACTGGCTGGAGAAGGATCCGGCGCCGGACGGCCGGCCCTGA
- a CDS encoding alpha,alpha-trehalose-phosphate synthase (UDP-forming), with the protein MRQSSLVVVANRLPIDDGAAPDGACEWRRSPGGLVSALHPLLRHTPATWVGWAGGTGPAPAVPDVDGVRMHTVPLSGDDLRDHYEGFANATLWPLYHDSVEQPEHHRRWWEAYQRVNQRFAEATAQVAEPGAVVWVQDYHLQLVPGLLRTLRPDLRIGFFLHVPFPPPELFMQLPRRAELLRGMLGADLVGFQRAQAAHNFAQLVAKVLELPATDRRIAVDDRVVRIGAFPVSIDTAEMAALAARPDVADRARRLRHDLGSPEQVILSVDRMDYTKGIEQRLKAYSELLAAGHVKVRDTVLVQVAVPSRERVGQYQILRERVEREVGRINGEFGRVGEPAIHYLTQPFDRAELAALYRVADVMAVTPLRDGMNLVAKEYVAARVDDTGALLLSEFAGAAAELPQAYLVNPHDLEGLKQGLLSALRAGPEDVGARIRAMRSHLHRYDIRAWARSYLSALDDSGSLLTRLGAAG; encoded by the coding sequence ATGCGACAGAGCTCCCTCGTGGTGGTGGCCAACCGCCTGCCCATCGACGACGGCGCCGCCCCCGACGGCGCCTGCGAATGGCGCCGCAGCCCCGGCGGCCTGGTCAGCGCCCTGCATCCTCTCCTGCGGCACACCCCGGCGACCTGGGTGGGCTGGGCCGGCGGCACCGGGCCGGCGCCCGCCGTGCCGGACGTGGACGGCGTACGCATGCACACCGTGCCGCTCAGCGGCGACGACCTGCGCGACCACTACGAGGGCTTCGCCAACGCCACCCTCTGGCCGCTCTACCACGACTCCGTCGAGCAGCCGGAGCACCACCGACGCTGGTGGGAGGCCTACCAGCGGGTCAACCAGCGGTTCGCCGAGGCGACCGCCCAGGTGGCCGAGCCCGGCGCGGTGGTCTGGGTGCAGGACTACCACCTCCAACTGGTGCCCGGCCTGCTCCGGACGCTCCGGCCCGACCTGCGGATCGGCTTCTTCCTGCACGTGCCGTTCCCGCCGCCCGAACTGTTCATGCAGCTCCCCCGCCGGGCCGAGCTGCTGCGCGGCATGCTCGGCGCCGACCTCGTCGGCTTTCAGCGGGCCCAGGCCGCGCACAACTTCGCCCAACTGGTGGCCAAGGTGCTCGAGCTGCCCGCCACGGACCGCCGGATCGCCGTCGACGACCGGGTGGTCCGCATCGGCGCCTTCCCCGTCTCCATCGACACCGCCGAGATGGCGGCGCTCGCCGCCCGGCCCGACGTGGCCGACCGGGCCCGCCGGCTGCGCCACGACCTCGGCAGCCCCGAGCAGGTGATCCTCAGCGTCGACCGGATGGACTACACGAAGGGCATCGAGCAGCGGCTCAAGGCGTACAGCGAGCTGCTCGCCGCCGGGCACGTCAAGGTACGCGACACCGTGCTGGTGCAGGTGGCGGTGCCGAGCCGGGAACGGGTCGGGCAATATCAGATCCTCCGCGAGCGGGTGGAGCGCGAGGTCGGGCGGATCAACGGCGAGTTCGGCCGGGTCGGCGAGCCGGCGATCCACTACCTGACCCAGCCCTTCGACCGCGCCGAGCTGGCCGCCCTCTACCGCGTCGCCGACGTGATGGCGGTGACCCCGCTGCGCGACGGGATGAACCTGGTCGCCAAGGAGTACGTGGCCGCCCGGGTGGACGACACGGGCGCCCTGCTGCTCAGCGAGTTCGCCGGCGCCGCCGCCGAGCTGCCGCAGGCCTACCTGGTCAACCCGCACGACCTGGAAGGGCTCAAGCAGGGGCTGCTCTCGGCGCTCCGGGCGGGCCCCGAGGACGTCGGCGCGCGGATCCGCGCCATGCGCTCGCACCTGCACCGCTACGACATCCGCGCCTGGGCCCGCTCCTACCTCTCCGCGCTGGACGACAGCGGCTCGCTGCTGACCCGGCTGGGCGCCGCCGGCTGA
- a CDS encoding DUF308 domain-containing protein produces MSAGGARRGRRDNGLDASEYAVAGDVDPRVGEHLLDVLAAGGIAAYLQPSADLNPVTRTTTVPARPVDRLYVDRSHLTTARDYLTQLADETPAERPREAEPDIDAEWARIVAGFHTAPAPGDNPWPAAEDVDDPPGPATGPAPLAAPDEPAGPTATDVRRLPYAADISGISVGRARQDEPSLLDGLDTFGADLPDDEADDERYTPPPPPPLPRFSKYAVVGVLAIVVGFVLFLFPSVFPVADPSVVNLFGFTGILAGFVALIWRLRPGGEDDDRDPDDGAVV; encoded by the coding sequence GTGTCAGCGGGTGGCGCCCGCCGGGGACGGCGGGACAACGGGCTCGACGCGAGCGAGTACGCCGTCGCCGGCGACGTGGATCCGCGCGTCGGGGAGCACCTGCTCGACGTCCTCGCCGCCGGTGGGATCGCCGCCTACCTCCAGCCCTCGGCCGACCTGAACCCGGTCACCCGCACCACCACCGTGCCCGCCCGCCCCGTCGACCGGCTCTACGTCGACCGGTCGCACCTGACCACCGCCCGCGACTACCTGACCCAGCTCGCCGACGAGACGCCCGCCGAGCGGCCCCGCGAGGCGGAGCCGGACATCGACGCCGAGTGGGCGCGGATCGTCGCCGGCTTCCACACCGCTCCCGCACCGGGCGACAACCCGTGGCCCGCGGCGGAGGACGTGGACGACCCGCCGGGGCCGGCCACAGGCCCGGCGCCCCTCGCCGCGCCCGACGAGCCCGCCGGGCCGACTGCCACCGACGTGCGCCGGCTGCCGTACGCGGCGGACATCTCGGGGATCTCCGTCGGCCGTGCCCGGCAGGACGAGCCGTCGCTGCTCGACGGGCTGGACACCTTCGGGGCGGACCTGCCCGACGACGAGGCCGACGACGAGCGCTACACCCCGCCGCCGCCCCCGCCCCTGCCGCGCTTCTCGAAGTACGCCGTGGTCGGCGTGCTGGCGATCGTGGTCGGCTTCGTGCTGTTCCTGTTCCCGTCCGTCTTCCCGGTGGCCGACCCCTCGGTGGTCAACCTGTTCGGCTTCACCGGCATTCTCGCCGGCTTCGTCGCGCTGATCTGGCGGCTGCGCCCGGGCGGCGAGGACGACGACCGCGACCCCGACGACGGCGCGGTCGTCTGA
- a CDS encoding lysophospholipid acyltransferase family protein, producing MLYWLMKYVLLGPLLRLVFRPQVEGLHHVPDTGPVILASNHLSFSDSIFTPLIVRRRVTFIAKAEYFTGKGVKGWLTKMFFVGSGTIPVDRSGGRAARAALDTQLRVLRAGGIAGIYPEGTRSPDGRLYRGKTGVARLALESGAPVVPMAMLNADEIQPPGKLIPKIARVRIRFGPPLDFSRYAGMAGDRFVERAVTDEIMYEVMELSGREYVDMYAQKAKGPAVTAPREPVAA from the coding sequence GTGCTGTACTGGCTGATGAAGTACGTCCTCCTCGGCCCGCTGCTGAGGCTGGTCTTCCGCCCGCAGGTCGAGGGGCTGCACCACGTGCCCGACACCGGTCCGGTGATCCTGGCCAGCAACCACCTGTCGTTCTCCGACTCGATCTTCACGCCGCTGATCGTGAGGCGGCGGGTGACATTCATCGCCAAGGCCGAATACTTCACCGGCAAGGGCGTCAAGGGCTGGCTGACGAAGATGTTCTTCGTCGGCTCCGGCACCATCCCCGTCGACCGCTCGGGCGGCCGGGCGGCCAGGGCCGCGCTGGACACCCAGCTGCGGGTGCTCCGCGCCGGCGGCATCGCCGGCATCTATCCCGAGGGCACCCGGTCCCCGGACGGCCGGCTCTACCGGGGCAAGACCGGCGTCGCCCGGCTGGCCCTGGAGAGCGGCGCCCCCGTGGTGCCGATGGCGATGCTCAACGCCGACGAGATCCAGCCGCCCGGCAAGCTCATCCCGAAGATCGCCCGGGTGCGGATCCGGTTCGGCCCGCCGCTGGACTTCTCCCGCTACGCCGGGATGGCCGGCGACCGGTTCGTCGAGCGCGCGGTGACCGACGAGATCATGTACGAGGTGATGGAGCTCTCCGGCCGCGAGTACGTCGACATGTACGCGCAGAAGGCCAAGGGCCCCGCCGTCACCGCGCCCCGCGAGCCGGTCGCCGCCTGA
- a CDS encoding ATP-binding protein, translating into MEAVIATQCDRCGRTAAAGDRFCGGCGNELGAVCPHCLRPLARDVAFCTSCGAPRPGTDRRAAAPQEDRRRVSVLFVDLIDFTPYVERADPELVRGMQTGFFSAARRVVGQYGGVVEKYIGDAVMALFGAPVATETDALRCVRAGLELQRVLTRFTPTGADALRFRVGVATGEALVDVAAARDGGQAIVAGDVVNTASRMQSVAPPGGVLVCGTTYALTQDSIRYAEQPPVVLRGRSTTTEVWLALSPVRRQPTDRQPDTTPLIDREHELGMLVNALHRSLRDRRPQVVTVFGRAGLGKSRLVRELYRHVDRLVDEPLTWRTGRCPPFGENVAFAALADIVKAEAGILDTDPASTAAQRLASAVDELVGPGERARLVDALRPLVGLPGTPLPAEETESAWRRFLLALAVRRPTVLVFEDLHWADDAMLRFVELLGAAARDVPLLLLCTARPELVDRDPSWAGTITGSVTITLPPLRDTGIASLYAHMFGQAAFSADMLTPLVEVAGGNPLYAHEYVRMLIEQGALRQSGRGWSLEKHLDLPMPESVHAVIANRIDLLDATERTVLLAAAVVGVQFWPGAVAAALGQPVESVERALRRLEQRDFVHEQAASTMAGQPEYRFRHVLVRDVCYQRLPRTERVARHERTAQWLDTLSQSRDTDLAEVLAHHRWAAHEIARTLGMDTARYAGPARAALHRAARRAYALHSLDAAASHAGRALGLADESDPVGRLQLELLSTEISFYRDGNAFLSGGGPEQVQALAERLLSHGDDACAARAWTLLGQAAWLRADRAAALACLGRAVQLFAPLPDSSQKADAYAELGRLHMLNYERDPAVAAADRAAEIGERLGLTETRTNARITSAIARYQAGDRSGLDELHTIVEVSRANQLIALPRAIQNLAYAVCEEGDWLRSDALLSSSPARTASGQTLTTISSAEAMRAWFEGDFGRLLSAAEAFVDTPTGSWDMQVRGLRSCLLVLRGEPVPPAAAPTDPGDDAPADDVAAALDAARRSGFHRLHWTMLAMGALCRALQGRRDEAATLIDELATSWSAVPALASGEWIAAAAYAASLAGRDAAARVRTMLDRVGHRTPWSEAALRTVTGALAAAGGDHRRAAELHLAGADIYAGIPDVTDRMLALTFAAVELERAGEPTAGRPELAELRAFALRNDAPALLDVARPPAAPADPALAC; encoded by the coding sequence GTGGAGGCTGTCATCGCCACGCAGTGTGACCGCTGTGGACGCACAGCCGCCGCCGGCGACCGCTTCTGCGGCGGCTGCGGCAACGAGCTGGGCGCGGTGTGCCCGCACTGCCTCCGCCCGCTCGCCCGGGACGTGGCGTTCTGCACGTCCTGCGGCGCGCCCCGGCCGGGAACCGACCGGCGGGCGGCCGCCCCGCAGGAGGACCGCCGCCGGGTCAGCGTGCTCTTCGTCGACCTGATCGACTTCACCCCGTACGTCGAGCGGGCCGACCCGGAGCTGGTGCGGGGCATGCAGACGGGGTTCTTCTCGGCCGCCCGCCGCGTCGTCGGCCAGTACGGCGGCGTGGTCGAGAAGTACATCGGCGACGCGGTGATGGCCCTGTTCGGGGCGCCGGTGGCGACCGAGACCGACGCGCTGCGCTGCGTCCGGGCCGGCCTGGAGCTGCAACGGGTGCTGACCCGGTTCACCCCGACGGGGGCGGACGCGCTGCGCTTCCGGGTCGGCGTGGCCACCGGCGAGGCGCTGGTCGACGTGGCCGCCGCCCGCGACGGCGGCCAGGCGATCGTGGCCGGCGACGTGGTCAACACCGCCTCCCGGATGCAGTCCGTCGCGCCGCCCGGCGGGGTGCTGGTCTGCGGCACCACCTACGCGCTGACCCAGGACAGCATCCGCTACGCGGAGCAGCCACCGGTCGTGCTGCGCGGGCGGTCGACGACGACGGAGGTGTGGCTGGCCCTCTCCCCGGTGCGGCGGCAGCCCACCGACCGGCAGCCGGACACCACACCGCTGATCGACCGGGAACACGAGCTGGGGATGCTGGTCAACGCGCTGCACCGGTCGCTGCGCGACCGGCGCCCCCAGGTGGTGACCGTCTTCGGCCGGGCCGGGCTCGGCAAGAGCCGGCTGGTGCGCGAGCTGTACCGGCACGTGGACCGGCTGGTCGACGAGCCGCTGACCTGGCGTACCGGGCGGTGCCCGCCGTTCGGCGAGAACGTGGCCTTCGCGGCGCTGGCCGACATCGTCAAGGCCGAGGCCGGCATCCTGGACACCGACCCGGCGTCCACCGCCGCCCAGCGGCTCGCCTCGGCCGTCGACGAGCTGGTCGGCCCGGGCGAGCGGGCCCGCCTCGTGGACGCGCTGCGGCCCCTGGTGGGCCTCCCGGGGACCCCGCTGCCGGCCGAGGAGACCGAGTCGGCGTGGCGGCGCTTCCTGCTCGCGCTGGCGGTGCGCCGACCGACGGTGCTGGTCTTCGAGGACCTGCACTGGGCCGACGACGCGATGCTGCGCTTCGTGGAGCTGCTCGGCGCGGCCGCCCGCGACGTGCCGCTGCTGCTGCTCTGCACCGCGCGGCCGGAGCTGGTCGACCGGGACCCGAGCTGGGCGGGGACGATCACCGGCTCGGTGACCATCACGCTGCCGCCGCTGCGGGACACCGGCATCGCGTCGCTGTACGCCCACATGTTCGGCCAGGCGGCGTTCTCCGCCGACATGCTGACGCCGCTGGTCGAGGTGGCCGGCGGCAACCCGCTCTACGCCCACGAGTACGTCCGGATGCTCATCGAGCAGGGCGCGCTGCGCCAGTCCGGGCGGGGCTGGTCGCTGGAGAAGCACCTCGACCTGCCGATGCCGGAGAGCGTGCACGCCGTCATCGCCAACCGGATCGACCTGCTCGACGCCACCGAGCGCACGGTGCTGCTGGCCGCCGCTGTGGTCGGTGTGCAGTTCTGGCCGGGGGCGGTGGCCGCCGCGCTCGGACAGCCGGTGGAGTCGGTGGAACGCGCCCTGCGCCGGCTGGAGCAGCGCGACTTCGTGCACGAGCAGGCCGCCTCCACCATGGCGGGGCAGCCGGAGTACCGGTTCCGGCACGTGCTGGTGCGCGACGTGTGCTATCAGCGGCTGCCCCGCACCGAGCGGGTGGCGCGGCACGAACGCACGGCGCAGTGGCTGGACACGCTGTCGCAGAGCCGGGACACCGACCTGGCGGAGGTGCTGGCGCACCACCGCTGGGCGGCGCACGAGATCGCCCGGACGCTGGGCATGGACACCGCCCGCTACGCCGGCCCCGCCCGCGCCGCCCTGCACCGGGCCGCCCGGCGGGCGTACGCGCTGCACAGCCTCGACGCCGCGGCCAGCCACGCGGGCCGGGCGCTCGGGCTGGCCGACGAGTCCGACCCGGTCGGCCGGCTCCAGCTGGAACTGCTCAGCACGGAGATCTCCTTCTACCGGGACGGCAACGCCTTCCTCTCGGGCGGCGGGCCCGAGCAGGTGCAGGCGCTCGCCGAGCGGCTGCTGTCGCACGGCGACGACGCCTGCGCGGCTCGCGCGTGGACGCTGCTCGGCCAGGCCGCGTGGCTGCGCGCCGACCGGGCCGCCGCGCTGGCCTGCCTGGGCCGGGCCGTGCAGCTGTTCGCCCCGCTGCCCGACAGTTCGCAGAAGGCGGACGCCTACGCCGAGCTGGGCCGGCTGCACATGCTCAACTACGAGCGGGACCCGGCGGTCGCCGCGGCCGACCGGGCGGCGGAGATCGGCGAGCGGCTGGGGCTCACCGAGACCCGCACCAACGCGCGGATCACCTCGGCCATCGCGCGCTACCAGGCGGGCGACCGCTCGGGCCTGGACGAGCTGCACACGATCGTCGAGGTCAGCCGGGCCAACCAGTTGATCGCGCTGCCCAGGGCGATCCAGAACCTGGCGTACGCCGTCTGCGAGGAGGGCGACTGGCTGCGATCGGACGCCCTGCTCTCGTCGTCGCCGGCGCGTACGGCCAGCGGGCAGACGCTGACCACGATCTCCTCCGCGGAGGCCATGCGCGCGTGGTTCGAGGGCGACTTCGGCCGGCTACTCAGCGCCGCCGAGGCGTTCGTGGACACTCCCACCGGCAGCTGGGACATGCAGGTCCGGGGCCTGCGCTCCTGCCTGCTGGTGCTGCGGGGCGAGCCGGTGCCGCCGGCGGCCGCCCCCACCGACCCGGGCGACGACGCGCCCGCCGACGACGTCGCGGCGGCGCTGGACGCCGCGCGGCGCAGCGGCTTCCACCGGCTGCACTGGACGATGCTGGCGATGGGTGCGCTCTGCCGGGCGTTGCAGGGGCGCCGCGACGAGGCGGCGACGCTCATCGACGAGCTGGCCACCTCCTGGTCGGCGGTGCCCGCCCTGGCCAGCGGCGAGTGGATCGCGGCGGCCGCGTACGCCGCCAGCCTCGCCGGGCGCGACGCGGCCGCCCGGGTGCGCACGATGCTGGACCGGGTGGGCCACCGCACGCCCTGGTCGGAAGCCGCGCTGCGGACGGTGACGGGGGCGCTGGCCGCGGCGGGCGGCGACCACCGGCGGGCCGCGGAGCTGCACCTGGCGGGGGCCGACATCTACGCCGGCATCCCGGACGTCACCGACCGGATGCTGGCGCTCACGTTCGCGGCGGTGGAGCTGGAGCGGGCCGGCGAGCCGACGGCCGGGCGGCCGGAGCTGGCCGAGCTGCGCGCCTTCGCGCTGCGCAACGACGCCCCCGCCCTGCTGGACGTGGCCCGGCCCCCGGCGGCCCCCGCCGACCCCGCCCTGGCCTGCTGA